Proteins encoded by one window of Rhodamnia argentea isolate NSW1041297 chromosome 6, ASM2092103v1, whole genome shotgun sequence:
- the LOC115728570 gene encoding PLASMODESMATA CALLOSE-BINDING PROTEIN 3-like: MAFLAFLMLLLAMAGCSSATYCICKDGVGDSALQKTLDYACGAGADCSPILQNGACYNPNTVKDHCNYAVNSYFQKKGEVTGSCDFSGTATTSASVPNQASGCVYPASASSASTTPTGTPTTATTPTGSNSTGTTPTTSTTPTTTTTTPSSTPVFNSGLGPTGITDSNDAAMSIQRASTVLALTTTFWFSLSLALWA; encoded by the exons ATGGCTTTCTTAGCCTTTTTGATGCTTCTCTTGGCCATGGCCGGCTGTTCAA GCGCAACATACTGTATCTGCAAGGACGGGGTGGGCGATTCAGCTTTGCAAAAGACCCTGGACTATGCTTGTGGAGCCGGTGCTGATTGCAGTCCAATCCTCCAAAACGGGGCTTGTTACAACCCGAACACTGTCAAGGATCATTGCAACTATGCTGTGAACAGCTACTTCCAGAAGAAAGGCGAAGTCACCGGTAGCTGTGACTTCTCTGGGACTGCCACCACTTCAGCCTCTGTTCCCA ATCAAGCTTCTGGGTGTGTGTATCCTGCAAGTGCCAG TTCCGCGAGCACCACACCAACCGGCACTCCTACAACAGCCACCACGCCGACAGGCAGCAATTCAACAGGCACCACGCCGACAACCTCCACCACGCCGACCACCACTACCACCACCCCGAGCTCCACCCCAGTGTTCAACAGCGGACTGGGTCCTACTGGCATCACTGATAGCAATGATGCTGCCATGTCCATCCAAAGAGCAAGCACGGTCCTTGCTCTCACCACCACCTTCTGGTTTTCACTCTCGTTGGCGTTGTGGGCCTGA
- the LOC115728522 gene encoding uncharacterized hydrolase YugF isoform X1 gives MTMLTLAAVPPPIAASARADAFPPFLPKEVENIKDSYARKLASRIERLPVNFSDNCIMSSCVKPLVKGETNPVVLLHGFDSSCLEWRYTYPLLEDAGLETWAIDILGWGFSDLEQLPACNVANKCNHFYQLWKSYIKRPMILVGPSLGAAIAIDFAVIHPEAVEKLVLIDASVYAEGTGDMANLPRAIAYAGVSSTPEGFKTSFVSILKSFPLRFYVNVLAFSGLPLSTNLDWTNVGRLHCRYPWWEDASVDFMLSGGYNVTDQINQVKQRALIIWGEDDIIVSNKFAVRLHDELPNSILRQIPDCGHLPHVEKPNIVANLIADFVQEDSTKEAEFVSLN, from the exons atgacgatgCTGACATTAGCCGCCGTTCCTCCGCCAATCGCCGCCAGTGCCAGGGCTGACGCGTTCCCTCCCTTCCTTCCCAAAGAGGTGGAGAATATCAAGGATTCTTACGCTCGCAAACTCGCCTCTCGCATCGAGAGGCTTCCC GTGAACTTCTCAGACAACTGCATCATGAGCAGCTGTGTGAAGCCACTAGTAAAAGGAGAGACTAATCCGGTGGTCCTGCTACATGGTTTTGACAG CTCCTGTTTAGAATGGAGATACACATATCCATTGCTTGAGGATGCTGGTCTAGAGACTTGGGCCATTGACATTCTTGGTTGGGGTTTCTCTGATCTAG AACAACTTCCAGCATGCAATGTGGCAAATAAGTGCAACCATTTTTATCAG CTCTGGAAGTCCTACATCAAGAGGCCAATGATATTGGTTGGGCCAAGCCTTGGTGCTGCTATTGCAATCGATTTTGCAGTCATCCATCCAGAGGCA GTTGAAAAGCTAGTTTTGATTGATGCCAGTGTATATGCTGAAGGCACAGGGGATATGGCGAACTTACCTAGAGCTATTGCCTATGCTGGTGTAAGTTCTACCCCTGAAGGATTCAAAACTTCATTT GTATCCATATTGAAGAGCTTTCCTCTCCGCTTCTATGTAAATGTTTTGGCATTCAGTGGTCTTCCACTCAGCACCAACTTAGATTGGACTAAT GTCGGGAGGCTGCATTGTCGGTATCCTTGGTGGGAGGATGCTTCAGTTGATTTCATGCTTAGTGGTGGATACAATGTGACCGACCAGATTAATCAG GTGAAGCAGAGAGCACTCATCATATGGGGAGAGGATGACATAATTGTCAGCAACAAATTTGCCGTG AGACTGCATGATGAGCTGCCGAACTCAATTCTTCGCCAGATACCAGACTGCGGCCATCTTCCTCATGTGGAGAAGCCAAACATCGTCGCCAATTTGATAGCTGACTTTGTGCAGGAAGATAGCACTAAAGAAGCTGAATTTGTTTCTCTAAACTGA
- the LOC115728522 gene encoding uncharacterized hydrolase YugF isoform X2 has protein sequence MTMLTLAAVPPPIAASARADAFPPFLPKEVENIKDSYARKLASRIERLPVNFSDNCIMSSCVKPLVKGETNPVVLLHGFDSSCLEWRYTYPLLEDAGLETWAIDILGWGFSDLEQLPACNVANKCNHFYQLWKSYIKRPMILVGPSLGAAIAIDFAVIHPEAVEKLVLIDASVYAEGTGDMANLPRAIAYAGVSILKSFPLRFYVNVLAFSGLPLSTNLDWTNVGRLHCRYPWWEDASVDFMLSGGYNVTDQINQVKQRALIIWGEDDIIVSNKFAVRLHDELPNSILRQIPDCGHLPHVEKPNIVANLIADFVQEDSTKEAEFVSLN, from the exons atgacgatgCTGACATTAGCCGCCGTTCCTCCGCCAATCGCCGCCAGTGCCAGGGCTGACGCGTTCCCTCCCTTCCTTCCCAAAGAGGTGGAGAATATCAAGGATTCTTACGCTCGCAAACTCGCCTCTCGCATCGAGAGGCTTCCC GTGAACTTCTCAGACAACTGCATCATGAGCAGCTGTGTGAAGCCACTAGTAAAAGGAGAGACTAATCCGGTGGTCCTGCTACATGGTTTTGACAG CTCCTGTTTAGAATGGAGATACACATATCCATTGCTTGAGGATGCTGGTCTAGAGACTTGGGCCATTGACATTCTTGGTTGGGGTTTCTCTGATCTAG AACAACTTCCAGCATGCAATGTGGCAAATAAGTGCAACCATTTTTATCAG CTCTGGAAGTCCTACATCAAGAGGCCAATGATATTGGTTGGGCCAAGCCTTGGTGCTGCTATTGCAATCGATTTTGCAGTCATCCATCCAGAGGCA GTTGAAAAGCTAGTTTTGATTGATGCCAGTGTATATGCTGAAGGCACAGGGGATATGGCGAACTTACCTAGAGCTATTGCCTATGCTGGT GTATCCATATTGAAGAGCTTTCCTCTCCGCTTCTATGTAAATGTTTTGGCATTCAGTGGTCTTCCACTCAGCACCAACTTAGATTGGACTAAT GTCGGGAGGCTGCATTGTCGGTATCCTTGGTGGGAGGATGCTTCAGTTGATTTCATGCTTAGTGGTGGATACAATGTGACCGACCAGATTAATCAG GTGAAGCAGAGAGCACTCATCATATGGGGAGAGGATGACATAATTGTCAGCAACAAATTTGCCGTG AGACTGCATGATGAGCTGCCGAACTCAATTCTTCGCCAGATACCAGACTGCGGCCATCTTCCTCATGTGGAGAAGCCAAACATCGTCGCCAATTTGATAGCTGACTTTGTGCAGGAAGATAGCACTAAAGAAGCTGAATTTGTTTCTCTAAACTGA